A genomic segment from uncultured Desulfuromonas sp. encodes:
- a CDS encoding ammonia-forming cytochrome c nitrite reductase subunit c552: MPKKHFFSARLRVSLFLLFLLSAIMIAVNGNTITSAHNARGIPTKGLTTIELGKTYPAQYESWKATAEPTPADKSKYKRGYDTDGILYSKIDEYPYLALLLNGWGYGAEFTEPRGHVYMIEDQVDIEPTRLKAGGSCLSCKTPYAQDLQTELGEDYFKKSYAELRDDIPAQDQLLGVTCVDCHNTDDLSLKISRGFTLGKALPQIGKQPSDLSNQDKRSLVCAQCHVTYTMPKNAQMKTTDVLFPWSGSQWGNISVENIIATIKSDPTYKEWTQSVTGFKLGFVRHPEFEFFSKDSPHWQAGLSCADCHMPSTDAADQTISDHRIMSPLKNDLTACAACHTEDPNSLREMVFAIQDNTATAMINTGYALAGVAKLFELAHHSSAAGTITTTSFYQQAKEAYEQAFYRLMFIQNENSTGFHNPPEATRILNDTEKYTNTAERLLREAIITSGITIPEIVDLELDQYLYNRGNKKLNFNPDMEIVLPQTPHYPDSLSEEPHQIKLPSANAALPQ, from the coding sequence ATGCCTAAGAAACATTTTTTCAGTGCCAGATTACGCGTATCGCTATTCCTTTTGTTTCTGCTCTCTGCCATCATGATTGCTGTGAATGGCAACACAATAACGTCAGCCCATAATGCTCGTGGAATTCCAACAAAAGGCCTAACAACTATTGAGCTTGGCAAAACCTACCCAGCACAATATGAGTCTTGGAAAGCGACAGCCGAGCCAACGCCTGCGGACAAAAGTAAATATAAGCGTGGCTATGACACAGACGGCATCCTTTACAGCAAAATTGATGAGTACCCCTACTTGGCTTTGTTACTGAATGGCTGGGGGTACGGAGCTGAATTTACCGAACCACGTGGGCATGTGTACATGATTGAAGACCAAGTGGATATTGAGCCAACCCGTCTCAAAGCAGGCGGCTCGTGTTTAAGCTGTAAAACACCATATGCCCAAGATTTGCAGACTGAATTGGGTGAGGACTACTTCAAAAAATCGTATGCTGAATTACGTGATGATATCCCGGCTCAAGACCAATTATTGGGAGTGACTTGTGTTGATTGTCATAACACGGACGATCTGTCTCTCAAAATCTCTCGCGGTTTTACTCTGGGCAAAGCCCTGCCCCAGATTGGAAAGCAACCGTCCGATTTATCCAATCAGGATAAACGATCTCTAGTGTGTGCACAGTGTCACGTCACCTACACCATGCCGAAAAATGCGCAAATGAAGACAACAGATGTTCTTTTCCCATGGTCCGGGAGCCAGTGGGGAAACATCAGTGTTGAAAACATTATTGCCACGATCAAATCCGATCCCACCTATAAAGAGTGGACACAAAGCGTGACGGGATTCAAACTCGGCTTTGTGCGTCACCCGGAGTTTGAATTTTTCTCCAAAGACAGTCCACACTGGCAAGCGGGTTTATCCTGTGCAGACTGCCACATGCCGAGTACAGATGCAGCGGACCAAACAATTTCCGACCATCGGATCATGAGTCCGTTAAAAAACGACCTAACAGCTTGTGCGGCCTGTCACACTGAAGACCCCAATAGCCTGCGGGAAATGGTTTTTGCCATTCAGGACAACACGGCAACGGCAATGATCAACACAGGCTACGCCCTGGCTGGGGTGGCAAAGCTTTTTGAGCTGGCTCATCACAGCTCCGCAGCAGGAACCATTACCACCACTTCTTTCTATCAGCAGGCAAAAGAGGCCTATGAACAGGCTTTTTACCGCTTGATGTTTATCCAAAACGAAAACTCCACCGGATTTCACAACCCGCCGGAAGCTACTCGCATCCTGAACGATACCGAAAAGTACACAAATACTGCAGAACGCTTACTCCGTGAGGCCATCATCACATCAGGAATAACGATTCCAGAGATTGTTGATTTGGAGTTGGACCAGTACCTGTATAACCGTGGAAATAAGAAACTGAACTTCAACCCCGACATGGAAATTGTACTGCCACAGACACCTCATTATCCCGATAGTCTGTCGGAAGAGCCCCATCAAATAAAACTTCCGTCTGCGAACGCTGCATTGCCACAGTAA